In Streptomyces sp. NBC_00569, a single genomic region encodes these proteins:
- a CDS encoding LytR/AlgR family response regulator transcription factor, producing the protein MLRVLAVDDEEPALAELLYLLRADPRVRAAEGATDANEALRRIGRALDAGGDDANAIDVLFLDIQMAGLTGLDVARLLGGFAKPPMIVFVTAHEDFAVQAFDLKAVDYVLKPVRRERLAEAVRRVAEQAAVARPAVDLSADRIPVELGGVTRLVAVADIAYAEAQGDYARLHTADASHLVRIPLTTLEERWQPYGFVRIHRSHLVALHRIDELRLDGGGMSVRIGDAELAVSRRHASRVRELLMRRAGG; encoded by the coding sequence ATGCTGCGCGTACTGGCCGTGGACGACGAGGAACCCGCACTCGCCGAGCTGCTCTACCTGTTGCGGGCCGACCCGCGGGTGCGCGCGGCCGAGGGCGCCACCGACGCGAACGAGGCACTGCGCCGCATCGGCCGCGCCCTGGACGCGGGAGGCGACGACGCCAACGCCATCGACGTGCTCTTCCTCGACATCCAGATGGCCGGGCTCACGGGCCTCGACGTGGCACGGCTCCTCGGCGGGTTCGCCAAACCACCGATGATCGTCTTCGTCACCGCCCACGAGGACTTCGCTGTGCAGGCCTTCGACCTGAAGGCCGTCGACTACGTCCTCAAGCCCGTACGCAGGGAGCGCCTCGCGGAGGCCGTGCGGCGCGTCGCCGAACAGGCCGCCGTCGCCAGGCCCGCAGTGGACCTCTCCGCCGACCGGATCCCCGTCGAACTCGGCGGCGTCACCCGCCTCGTGGCCGTCGCCGACATCGCGTACGCAGAGGCCCAGGGCGACTACGCGCGCCTGCACACCGCTGACGCCAGCCACCTCGTGCGCATACCGCTGACCACCCTGGAGGAGCGCTGGCAGCCGTACGGGTTCGTCCGGATCCACCGCAGCCATCTCGTCGCCCTGCACCGCATCGACGAACTCCGCCTCGACGGCGGAGGCATGAGCGTGCGGATAGGCGACGCCGAACTCGCCGTGAGCCGCCGCCACGCGAGCCGTGTGCGCGAACTGCTCATGCGGCGCGCGGGCGGCTGA
- a CDS encoding zf-HC2 domain-containing protein, with protein MRSLDRHRDVGAYALGVLDEADRFRFEDHLGECPRCVARVGEFGSTTAALALYARATPPAVETVAEAGPVLLDELVSRMERVRRAGRRRWLCAVAAAVVLAVAGPGVVVLGGSGDGAVRLDARDARTGVSASVTASGREWGTAVGIEVRDARGPRVCELVAVGKDGSRQTVTTWAARAHDTAATTTQSAVALHPQEIARFEVRTTDGTRLVTIPMG; from the coding sequence ATGAGGTCCCTGGATCGGCATCGCGACGTCGGCGCCTACGCGCTGGGCGTCCTCGACGAGGCGGACCGGTTCCGCTTCGAGGACCATCTCGGGGAGTGTCCCCGGTGCGTGGCGCGGGTCGGGGAGTTCGGTTCCACGACGGCGGCGCTGGCGCTGTACGCGCGGGCGACGCCGCCCGCCGTGGAGACCGTGGCCGAGGCCGGTCCCGTGCTCCTGGACGAGCTGGTGTCGCGGATGGAGCGGGTGCGCCGGGCGGGTCGCAGGCGGTGGCTGTGCGCGGTGGCGGCGGCGGTCGTGCTCGCCGTGGCGGGGCCGGGTGTCGTGGTCCTGGGCGGTTCCGGCGACGGAGCCGTGCGCCTGGACGCGCGGGACGCACGGACCGGGGTGTCGGCGTCGGTGACGGCGTCCGGCCGCGAGTGGGGTACCGCTGTGGGGATCGAGGTCCGTGACGCGCGCGGGCCCCGCGTGTGCGAGCTGGTGGCCGTCGGAAAGGACGGTTCACGGCAGACGGTGACGACCTGGGCCGCGCGGGCCCATGACACCGCGGCGACCACGACGCAGAGCGCGGTGGCGCTCCACCCTCAGGAGATCGCCCGCTTCGAGGTGCGGACCACGGACGGAACGCGCCTGGTGACCATCCCTATGGGCTGA
- a CDS encoding Fpg/Nei family DNA glycosylase — MPELPEVEALTDFLTEHLVGHEIVRVLPVAVSVLKTYDPPPAALEGRTVTGVTRHGKFLDLDADGLHLVTHLARAGWLHWKDRLPDGPPRPGRGPLALRVALEDGEGFDLTEAGTQKSLAVYVVHDPADVPGIARLGPDPLDDGFDEARFTALLDGERRQIKGALRDQSLIAGIGNAYSDEILHAARMSPFKLASSLTADDVSVLYKALRDTLTEAVERSRGVAAGRLKAEKKSGLRVHGRAGEKCPVCGDTIREVSFHDSSLQYCATCQTGGKPLADRRMSKLLK; from the coding sequence ATGCCGGAACTACCCGAGGTCGAAGCGCTGACGGACTTCCTCACCGAGCATCTGGTGGGGCACGAGATCGTCCGCGTGCTGCCCGTCGCCGTGAGCGTCCTGAAGACGTACGACCCGCCGCCCGCCGCCCTGGAGGGCCGCACGGTCACGGGCGTGACTCGGCACGGCAAGTTCCTCGACCTCGACGCGGACGGGCTGCACCTCGTCACGCACCTCGCCCGCGCAGGCTGGCTCCACTGGAAGGACCGGCTCCCCGACGGCCCGCCGCGCCCCGGCAGGGGACCGCTCGCCCTGCGCGTCGCCCTGGAGGACGGGGAGGGCTTCGACCTCACCGAGGCGGGCACCCAGAAGAGCCTCGCGGTGTACGTCGTCCACGACCCGGCCGATGTCCCCGGCATCGCGAGACTCGGCCCCGACCCGCTCGACGACGGCTTCGACGAGGCGCGCTTCACCGCCCTCCTGGACGGCGAGCGGCGGCAGATCAAGGGGGCGCTGCGCGACCAGAGCCTCATCGCGGGCATCGGGAACGCGTACAGCGACGAGATCCTGCACGCCGCGAGGATGTCCCCCTTCAAGCTCGCGTCGAGCCTGACCGCCGACGACGTGTCCGTCCTCTACAAGGCCCTGCGCGACACGCTGACCGAGGCCGTCGAGCGCTCCCGCGGCGTCGCGGCCGGGCGGCTCAAGGCCGAGAAGAAGAGCGGGCTGCGGGTGCACGGCAGAGCGGGCGAGAAGTGCCCGGTGTGCGGCGACACGATCCGTGAGGTGTCCTTCCACGACTCGTCGCTCCAGTACTGCGCGACCTGCCAGACGGGCGGCAAGCCGCTCGCGGACCGAAGGATGTCGAAGCTCCTGAAGTGA
- a CDS encoding SpoIIE family protein phosphatase — protein sequence MEAAGTGGGEPIDCTHCGRATGGDACCFLAEFGDHLGIGSFDWDLDTGQMHMDAKAHDIFDVRPDEYDGRPESLDIRVPPTESTRLDEIVSTALKSSDENYGAYFRIKCRDGRMRWTHTQGYIRRDDAGRPRRIIGIVRDATQELSDSTARREQDALRRRQTSVVQGTTAALAHARTVQDVIDVLKDSHGLQHLGATSLVMGLVRAGRIHLVADGPEGSFVPGTKVTRIDEPYPMGDVVRTLAPRFIDSPDDFARSYPLLWPHITQLEITAAAYLPLIAQARPIGALGLLYTDKQGFTEEERNVLVALGSSIAQSLQRAMFYEQEKDLAQGLQQAMLPRTIPAVSGADIAVRYRSAALGRDIGGDWYDVIPLPGGRVGAVIGDVQGHDTHAAAVMGQLRIVLRAYAAEGHTPATVMARASVFLHELDTERFATCLYAEADLSTGVVQLVRAGHLDPLLRLTDGTCRRLPVDGGLPLGLSAEFGRLEYPVGTVELDPGQTLLLCTDGLVEQPGTDLDDGLQALTTLVGTGPHDLGDLGDLLCESVDERGGDDDVALLLLRRRGIGQPQSGGRLQQHVAPNDPEALREARHMIRAAVRAWGAGGRADEIELVADEMITNALMHTDGPAVVTLRVITASDRRLRVDVEDTSSALPRRREAGEDGVSGRGLLLVDRLADVWGVEARGSGKCVWCEFVVPARD from the coding sequence ATGGAAGCCGCCGGCACGGGGGGCGGGGAGCCGATCGACTGCACGCACTGCGGCAGGGCGACAGGGGGCGACGCCTGCTGCTTCCTCGCCGAGTTCGGGGACCACCTGGGCATCGGCAGCTTCGACTGGGACCTCGACACCGGCCAAATGCACATGGACGCCAAGGCCCACGACATCTTCGACGTACGCCCGGACGAGTACGACGGGCGTCCCGAGTCGCTCGACATCCGCGTCCCCCCGACCGAGTCCACCCGCCTCGACGAAATCGTCTCCACGGCCCTCAAGAGCAGCGACGAGAACTACGGCGCCTACTTCCGCATCAAATGCCGCGACGGCAGGATGCGCTGGACCCACACCCAGGGCTACATCAGGCGCGACGACGCCGGCCGCCCGCGCCGCATCATCGGCATCGTCCGCGACGCCACCCAGGAACTCAGCGACAGCACGGCCCGCCGAGAACAGGACGCCCTGCGCCGCCGCCAGACCAGCGTCGTCCAGGGCACCACCGCCGCCCTCGCGCACGCCCGCACCGTCCAGGACGTCATCGACGTCCTCAAGGACAGCCACGGCCTCCAGCACCTCGGCGCCACCAGCCTCGTCATGGGCCTCGTCAGGGCCGGCCGCATCCACCTGGTCGCCGACGGCCCCGAGGGCAGCTTCGTGCCCGGCACCAAGGTCACGCGGATCGACGAGCCGTACCCCATGGGCGACGTCGTGCGCACCCTCGCGCCCCGCTTCATCGATTCCCCCGACGACTTCGCCCGGTCCTACCCGCTGCTGTGGCCGCACATCACCCAGCTCGAGATCACCGCCGCGGCCTACCTGCCGCTCATCGCCCAGGCCCGCCCCATCGGCGCGCTCGGCCTGCTCTACACCGACAAGCAGGGCTTCACCGAAGAGGAGCGCAACGTCCTGGTCGCCCTCGGCAGCAGCATCGCCCAGAGCCTCCAGCGCGCGATGTTCTACGAGCAGGAGAAGGACCTCGCCCAGGGCCTCCAGCAGGCCATGCTGCCCCGCACCATCCCCGCGGTCTCCGGCGCCGACATCGCCGTCCGCTACCGCTCGGCCGCCCTCGGCCGCGACATCGGAGGCGACTGGTACGACGTGATCCCGCTGCCCGGCGGACGCGTCGGCGCCGTCATCGGCGACGTCCAGGGACACGACACCCACGCCGCCGCCGTCATGGGACAGCTGCGCATCGTGCTGCGCGCGTACGCCGCCGAGGGGCACACGCCCGCCACCGTCATGGCCCGCGCCTCCGTCTTCCTCCACGAACTCGACACCGAGCGGTTCGCGACCTGCCTGTACGCGGAGGCCGACCTGTCGACCGGGGTCGTCCAGCTCGTGCGCGCCGGACATCTGGACCCGCTGCTGCGCCTCACCGACGGGACCTGCCGCAGACTGCCCGTCGACGGCGGCCTGCCCCTCGGCCTCTCCGCCGAGTTCGGCCGGCTCGAATACCCGGTCGGGACCGTCGAACTCGACCCGGGCCAGACACTGCTCCTGTGCACCGACGGCCTCGTCGAGCAGCCGGGCACCGACCTCGACGACGGACTCCAGGCCCTGACGACCCTCGTCGGCACCGGCCCCCACGACCTCGGCGACCTCGGCGACCTGCTGTGCGAGAGCGTCGACGAACGCGGCGGTGACGACGACGTCGCCCTGCTCCTGCTGCGCCGCCGCGGCATCGGCCAGCCCCAGTCGGGCGGCCGCCTCCAGCAGCACGTCGCGCCGAACGACCCCGAGGCCCTCAGAGAGGCCCGGCACATGATCAGGGCCGCCGTCCGGGCCTGGGGCGCGGGCGGACGGGCGGACGAGATCGAGCTCGTCGCCGACGAGATGATCACCAACGCGCTGATGCACACCGACGGCCCCGCCGTCGTCACCCTCCGCGTGATCACCGCGTCCGACCGCAGACTGCGCGTGGACGTCGAGGACACCTCCAGCGCGCTCCCGCGCCGGCGCGAGGCGGGCGAGGACGGCGTCTCGGGGCGCGGCCTGCTCCTCGTGGACCGGCTCGCGGACGTGTGGGGCGTGGAGGCGCGGGGGAGCGGCAAGTGCGTGTGGTGCGAGTTCGTGGTGCCGGCCAGGGACTGA